The Phalacrocorax carbo chromosome 2, bPhaCar2.1, whole genome shotgun sequence region GATTCCCTAGATGTGTTTCTACAGGAATAATAACAGCATTCACACATACAGGCCCAGAGAAGTCAGCTTTTATATAACTAACTGCTTTCCACCAGATCCTTGAGATCTGTGGAAATATGGTCAGCAGCAAGATGTTCTACTTTCCCTCTGCACTGTTTCCGCTTGTCACTGGTTATCTTCTATGCTGGGTAGGAAACTGAAATTTTTATGCAAACCACTTCTGCAGTGGATTAATGAACAAATGGGTGGAGGTTACAGTGCCAGGTCCTTGCCTCTACAAGACTTAATGGCTAGTAGACAGGTATTTGTTAGAAGAAATGTTAGCTTGAAAACCTAACTGTACTGTTGACTATATAAAGCAAATTTCCATGTGTAGAAAAATTTCTATTCAACCACTTTCAATAGGGTCTGGGAAGGATGGAGGGGAGAAAGCTGGCTCAGAAGCATGTCACATTGCTTTTCTGAAGAGGTAGGTGTTCTCTGAGGTATGTGTCCCCTTTAGACTCACACTTGATAGGAAGAGAGCTGCAAATACATGCCCTGgatgcaaaacaaaaactgaagccccccaaaaaatgaagaaagaaaaccacatcACACTGGGAACAGCCAGGCTCTCTGAGAAAGGAACGCAGGCTGTCCTGTTGTTCTGTGacttcttttctgtgaaatactttATGCTGTTAAAGGTAATTTTCTGATTGTAAGACTGAGTAACTGTTTGGATGCTCTGAGGGCTTCCCCCACCCTGTAGGCTTTAACATTTAATCCTAAATTGAATGAAAGGTTATTCACAATCAAAAATAGCCTGAATTTAATACCTGCTCAACTCTTGGATCCAATgtaaagaaattacagaaagtGCTGTGGCACTGTGTAGCAATGTACTATTTTCAAAAAGCAGTTTATTCTAGCAGCTGACTAGCTCCGCTAGCACTCAGTagtggaaattttaaaaactccatAAAACTCTGAGCGTGCCGTCCTCTAAACCTGCTCCGATAGGGCTGAACATGCCACAGGCATTCCGTGAGCAGCAGAAATTATGAGTCATGTTTGCAACATCCTTTGCCCATACAGATTCTCGGAATCTAGCAAGATAGGAATTCCTATGGTAGCTTTCCCTCCTGTGGGAACATAAATAGGATCTCTATCTTCTATGTAACTGCTTATTTTCTATACTGTTAGTGTCTCTGAGAGATTTGGCTGAAGCTGGCCAAGGGTTTTAAAAGTAACTGGTGGTAAAGCAGGCAGTGTATTCacactggttttctttctgtaggaAACTGAACTAGAAAGTGCTAAAGCTTGATCTACCTTGGGCTATCTACCACTGGTAGCAGAGACTGCAGTTTGTAATTCACAAGTGGGGATGGCATAGCTTGGGACGGCAGATTATCGACCCCAGCTGTCTGCCCGGCACCCAGCACACAAAAGACCAAGCTGTTCGTGAGGCAGCTGTGGAATCGCTGCCTCTCACTGAAACCAGCAATGGTTTACAGCAGCATCCTCTAAATGGGGTTCAGATTATCCACAAAGTGCCTCAGCTATGTAGAAAAGCAGTGTCAGGATGAAGAGTTAGGGCCAGTAAACTCCTCTGCCATCCCCAGCTACAGCACCTCTTCTTGCAAATTGAGCTGTGAGCTGCACTGATGATAGAAAGCGGCTGCGTGCATCGTGGTGGAGATGGCGACAGGAGCAGGAAAGGGAGGCCTTTGCACCTATTCCCGTCTTAGGATGAATATCAAAGACACCAAGCATGTACGTGTAATGTACGCGTTACAGTTGTACATTACATACACGTAATACAGATAACAATGTACATGTAATAATTGCAAGTACGTGTAATATATATAGTACAAATGTTACATAATGCTTTGTATGTTAATTAAGGTTGTGACCTGTTTTATTGTATCAATTGTAAAACAGCTTGGGTACTACGCTATTGTGGCATAGGCATGAATGTAGCTGGAATCCCTACCTACATGGTGTGAGGGACAGTCCCAAGATGGTGTATAGCACTGCCTCATGGTGACATACTTTATTGTAGTGCAGATGAAAATCCACAAAACCAAGCAGTTTACCTCAGATGACTGATTGTAGGAATCATATTCATATAAATTCAATGTACACAACATTCAATATCGCACAcctttaaagaacaaaataattttatgtctCTGATATTTTTGTCATGAGCAAAGTAAGCCTGTTAGCCATGTTGGTGTAATTCACAGGGCCAAAATTTTTGACTGTTGGTCAATCCTTGTGTAAAGCTCTCATCAATAATAATGGGAGTTTTCTCTATGAGTGGCAGACTGAGGTCTTCAGGACTTCCCTATACCGCCTGTGAATCAAAGATAGGTCTTCATCCTTCTTGTCCAGCTTCTCCCCCGCACAGACCACGAGAACCGAGACACCAAACCGCCCCGGTTGGGAGTCCCCTACTCGGGGGGAAGCTCCCGATGGGGGTAAGCGGCCTTTAGGCCAAACCAGGGCTCGGGGAGCTGCGGGCCGGGCCCTTCGGCCCCTCGGCCGGAGCCGCGCTGGCCCGGCGGAGCGGGGGGAGTCACCTGGCGGGACTCAGCGCTGAGGGCGGACCCGGGGAccaccgccgcctcccgcccgggGCCGGCCAACGGGCATCGCCAACGGCCGGCCCGCAAACACCACAGCTCGCCTTCTGCCGGCGGCAGTTTGGCTTTTAACTCCTTCCCCGCCCAAGGGGCCGCAGCTCCGGCAGTCCGCAGGCTTCTCCTCTTCAGGCGAGCAGGCAGCCGGCcacccctctccccccgccGCCTCGGGGACCTTCCCTTCCGAAgggagcggggccggcagcCCCCGAGGCTGGCAGCTCCCAAGCCGGCCTCGCCCAGCACCCGCCCACCTGGCGCTGCCCCACACCTTGCCTGAGGCGAGGAGCAGAAGGCGGGGCTGaggcggcgggcccggcccgtCGCGCCGCAGCCGCCAGGGGCCGGTCCCCCGCcgggcggaggaggaggaggaggaggaggaggagagggagagacgGCGGTCCCGGCCGCCGTAACCGCTCCCCATCCCGCCCGCTGGTGCCGCCCCCAGTATGGCGACACGGTAGAGGAGCGGCTGCGCCAGGGTGACCGCCCCCTCCCGCCTCCCTCGGCACGGGCACGGCGCGCCGCGGGCGAGCGAGCGGCCTCGGCGGCGGCGCTGCTGCCGCCGTTGCCCCCCACAGGGCTCAGCGGCGGCGGAggatggcggcggcgggcacggcggcggcagcgggcgcagcggcagcagcggcggcgccGAGCGGCCGCGCGGCGGGAGCCAGCAACGTCCCGAGCAGCTCATGGTGGCGCCCCAGACCCGCGAGCAGCGGCCGCGCCGGGGCCGCCAGCTGAGCCGGATCCCGGCGGGCGGCTCTCCCCTCTCGACACCGACCCACCGAGCGACCCGTTCCCCTTTCCCCGGCGCgccctcttcccccccctccccggcgcgACCCGTGCCTCGGATcgcccccgccggggccggACTCCCGCCACCCCCGGGGCGCCGCGGGGAAGGCGGCGGCGAAGTGcaccgggcggcggcggcgggaccaTGGGCGCCAAGCAGAGCAGTCCCACCGCCGCCAATGGCCGCACCCGGGCGTACTCGGGCGGGGATTTaccttcctccagcagcagcagcagcggcggcggcggcgctaACGGGACCGGCGGGCGCTCGGCAGGCGCTGGCGGGCGGTACGCGCACCTGGCGGCGGCGCCGCATGCTGCtcccggcggcgcggcggcggcggcagcaggaggagcggcggcggggggtgcCGCGGGGTCGGCACCCCGGAGCAGGTCCTTAGGAGGGGCCACCGCCTCCGGGGCCCGGGCGGCGCAGTCCGCCTTCAACATCCCCCACAGCAGCGGCCCCTACGGCTCGCAGGACTCGGTCAGCAGCACCCCGGAGGAGGGCGGCCGGGAGCGgcccgcggggggcggcggcggcggctccggctccTCCGGCGGGCCCCGGCTAGTGATCGGCTCGCTGCCCGCTCACCTCTCGCCGCACCTGTTCGGAGGTAAGGAGGGTTTGGCTGCCTCTCCCgctgctgcggggctggggtcccggccgggcgggcgggatgtgtgtgtttggggggtCCTTCCCCCCTGCCGGCCCCGAGGCGGGACGGGTAATGAATCATCATTTTGGGGAGAGCGGCGGCTCTTCCAGGCGTGCGCCCGCCGGAGAGGGGCACGGTCTGGAGAGGGGAGTTTCAGGCCAGCGTCTCCTTTTGTTCATAAGGAGAGCTGTGAAAGGGGGAGGCTAAAAATGAAAGGAACCCCGCGGCGGGCGGACGGGACGGCGGGGAGGAAGCAGAGCCGCTCCGGCCGGCGACTTTAGACTCTAATAGCTGTAATCGGTGCCTGTGTAAATACTCTTGCCTGCTACTTACATAATTAGAATTTAATTGGATCATGAGTCGCCGCCGTTTATTCTAAAATCGGACCAAACGCTTCTTTAGGTACTGATTAATATGTGGCTGGTGCTTGTTCCTCTTTCGAAGTTCTCGGGTTCTCGGTTCAGAAAGTCGattgagaaaaacagaagttaaagtaagtttctctgtttattttccccTGAAGAGACGAGTAGAGCCGGATAGCTGTCTGTGCCGCCGAAGTACAGGCTTGCAGCGCCGGTGCCGTGTAGCCTTGAGGACTGGCCGCGTGTGTCCTTGAGGCAGGAGAAAAGCTCAGCTAAACTCTGAATTAACCAAGAAGCTGAGGCCCTTTAAGAGGCATATTCAACGTGGAGCAAGTTGTCATAGTTTTTTGACTCTCCTGTGATAGTGAGATGAAGAGGGCTGGTATAGGACTTGCATTTTACTGCCCGTGTTCTTTACCTTAAAGTTAAAAATCTGCCTGTAAGTTGCCAACTGCTTTCAAAGTTGCTGACTGCGTTCAGTACTGCTTATTCTAAAGGTTGTTCATATAAGTCAAACCTTAAAATGCAAGGTGACTTCTTAAATGGATTAATTCTATTGATAATtctaatatatatgtattataaCCTGTCTAAATACTAATCAACTTCctcaaaatctttcttttgggCGAGAGGAGGCTAATGTAAAATTCCTACAGTCCTGTATTCTAGTTAATCTGTTTGAGAATACTATTTGTAGCAGGCCgggttttcttctcttctgtaaCGTGACCTGTTCGTAGCCAAAGCAGGGCTCTCTCCAGCCTGACCCTTACGTGGTGCACAAGGTTTCTATCACACGGCCTGCCACCTATATGTTGTTGGTGTGTTGACCTGAAGTCAGCATACCCGTTACTTCCTACACCTAAAACTGCCTCCTCCCAGTGCAGTGGTTGAACATGAATATTTGCCCTTAAGAAAGAAACCGTAACTACTCGCACAGTACCAAGCTGCCCAATAGGAGTGCTTTGTTGCAAGGATGCTCGTTACACCGTCAGGGTAGCATGTGGGGGGAAGAAGGTGCATGCGATTCTCTTGGCGATAAAAGGATGCCCTATCATGGAATGTTGTACAGTTTGTGCTAAGCACAATAAACACAAGGGAACTATTAAAACATGTAGCCAGTTGTTGCTCAAAGGTAAAAgtttattttgtggtttggtgttggtttttttttgtttcccccatCCATACTTATACATTGCCTTGCTGCCAGGAGGGAGTGGATTAAATGTAAATGCAATGATGATGATCAATAACCTAGGAAACCATTTATTCAGATGCAGGAATGTCTCTGCGGAATAACTCTGAATTTGATCGTACTTTTCTATGGCATgtaattattaatttctgtacTATACcatattttgtcttttgcaaATCTCTGTAATTGGCATATTAGAGAAGATATAGGCTGAAATGATGCAAAGCTTGTTGCTTTTCCCGGTGCAGGAGAAGTGCCAGGAGGGCTACGCTCTCTTCATCTACTGTCTAATAAATAAGGAATGCCATTTGTTAGGGGTTCGAGTAGCAAGATTCAAAATACACTGTCCTTATGTGGTCATGAGATGGTCATGAATCTgctagctttttcttttctaagaaaCTTAGTATTTCTTATTGGGATGAATAACTGTTTAATCATAATACTGTGAAGAAGGCCTCACTTgaaacattattcttttttgCAATTCAAATATTCTGTGGTATCAGTGATACATTACACCACATCACATTGAATGTCAGCATCCTTATTTAGTTGCCcgcattttgttttcttgattcATTGCAATAACTAGATGCTTGGAACAAGTAGCCCCACTGAGGATCATACATTAGTGGCATCAGCATGGTGCAAAAAATAACTTGAAGCATTGTTTTTGTCCCGATAGTAACTAGCTCAAGCTTGTCTAGGTGTGGTATCTGGCATTTATCTTGTGTATCGTAAGCATGTTTGAAGTCCCCTCCCTTGTTTTGTAACTTGCAAATTAACCAAATTGATTCTTCTTATCTTGAAAATTACTGAATTTAATTTTGAGGATTAGCATAACaattcagtgaaaattaaaattaaaaaagaggaacAAGAATAACTTCCATAAGTTGAACTGAATCTCCGGCTATTTATGTTTTTAGGCATGCTGCTTGGCCTCGTCAATCAGTGACACGCGGGTGTTGCATTTGTTAAATTACTGTAATTAATTTGCCATTAGTGAATTACACTCTATTGTCACTTCTACTGAGCAGCTTGGCATGCCGAAATAATGTATAAATGTTAACTCTCTAATGTATCATAGTTAAATCCATACTATGCTTGTTAATAGGCCATTTGAACGAGAATATAAGAAATATTATGTTATCATACGTTAACATATTGGAAAGTGTGGTCAGTTACCTTCTATATTCCTCTAATAGGAACCGTAGTAACAGGAGCCTTTCTTGACTGTGAGGGTCTGACATTCCTGTCTGACCTCGGGCTCCTTTATGATCAAAGTATAATGGAGTAAATATTGCTATGTAACCTTATGTCTCATCTCAGGGATAGTTCAATTCACTAAATAGTTGGAGCCTCGGTCTCACAAGTTAAATACACGTGTGTAACTTTGTGCTGTGAGCCCTCCTGGAGTAGGCTTAGAGCATTAAGCAGAGCGAAGCCCAAATTCCGTGAGATCTTGGGGCACTCCCAGATGCAGAGGCCAAACCTGCGCATGACCGTTCAAGTGCTTTCTTGCAACACGGTGCTGAGTTCCACCTTTCTTTAAGGTGATAACACTGTTATCGGGGTTTTTGACCAGAAGTGTCCCGGTCTGTTCCTCGGTGAATGGGACTTCCCCTCTCTCCCAGCCCCAAAGTAAATATCCTTACCTTCTGTTAAGAAGAGCCTGCAGAGGAGTTGGCCTTGAGATTCACAGCTAGTCTTTCCACTGTGTTTTTAGGCAGCAAGTGTTTTTGCGTAGACTGTCAGTACTACAGCAAAACTACTGCTGTAGTTAGGGTATAGCTTGTTTTTGTCAATTATGCTTGCGGCAATTAGTTCAGCTAAAAACAGACAGTCTTTTGGAATTTTCTTTGCTCTGGGTAACTGCTGATGTGTTACTTCCGTCACTTAAAGTGTTGAAAGCTCCTTAGAACCCACTTTATGTTTGTGATCCTGTTTCTGGGTGGTCACAACACAGAAAAACTTGGTGAAAACATCTCATATAAGCATCCTTCTGGTGTTCAGATCCAAATCTCTTCTTGGGAATGTTGTTATAAGACAAGAGTAaagcctttaaatatttttttgtctttaaaattctGTTAGGGAAGAATATGTAAAAATTCAACTAAAAATAGCAGAAATGTTACATATATAGTCTTTTAAATGAAGAACTGATGTGGAAATTTGAGTTCATTGAGCAGAAAAAGGGCATATATACAAAATCTCAGATTGTGTTATATGCAGTCGTATACAATTCTGATTATATATTTCTAGGcaggattttaaatatatagTGTTGTCAGTTACAACTGTTGACAGCTTTCAGGCCTATGTCAAGACTTGGAGTAATAAAAATTTGGAGATTAAGTTGTTCAACTTTATTGTGAGAAGGAAGTCTGTTACGTTGTTCTCAAGCCAAAGAATGATCAGGCGTTTTTATGAAGTACTTTACAGTGCAGTATTTATCACTGGCTACTGAATATACGTAACACAAGTATGGATACAACCTTATAGGCACGTTATAGTAGCGTTTGTTTGTAATAATAGCTGGTAGAAGTAATGAATGAATTCTTATTCTATAGAAGAAAGTTCACAAAAGCCTCAGGTTAAGCCTGAATTACCTGTTGGATTGTGGGAAGCAGATATCAGTAGAAGAATGATGTGAAGTCTCAGAAGTTTTTTAGATGTCTGTCAAACTGCCTAGAAGGCCgcatcttgttttgttttacatctGGTCTGTTTAGTTATATGGTACATTTAAGTATGTTCTTGAGGTTCTCTTCATCTTTCTCAcacctttttttggggggtgtatGACTAACTTTTGGTCacttccttgcccttctctcCCAGTATTACGCAAGTACTATTGCTCTGAGAAATTGTGAAGCGCTTGAACACTTTGGACttaaatgctgctgctgttttgccaGCCAAAGTTGTAGCTCGAAGGTCTTTGCCCCCTGTCTTGGGAGAAGCGTTGGGAAGCGTGCTTTGCAATGAGACTGTTGGGATATCCCATGTGTGTGAGTTATGTAGAAGCAGTGAAACTTGCTATTGCGGTTTCAGCCTATATGCCTTGGTATTGCTTTACATACCTTCTCTTCCTGGCAgttggactttttttttgatgtttgaGGAAGGCCAGTGAATCTTCGATACAATATATGTATTTCTCTAAATTATTTCCTAACCATTCAGAATGAGGAAAGTGTGTTAAGGATTTAGTCTAATAAAAGCTGTAACTTTTCCATacaaattctgtcttttttaGAGGTATAACTCTGCTGTTTGCTGTTGAGAACACAAATAATCCCATGTGCATTTTCATacagttttgctgttgctgttcaTAGGTCTTCCAAGGCGCAGAAGAGCGAACGCTAAGAGTCTGTCTCTGCTTTggtgttttgatttgtttctaTTCACTTGGCTGCACCAGTGAAACACAATCATATCTGTGTTTGTCCACTTTAGAAGAATGAGAGCAATAACAGTGAGAGGTTGGCTGAAGTCTGCTGATTgtagaagaaatttaaaatgggGCCCAGCTTGGGAGCTGGGAGAAATACAAACATGTCTGTACACGTACCCACACCTTCACGACGACGACAGATCGGGCAGGAGATAGATGTGTGcctcattttctcttcagtgaGAAATGAAGCTGACCTGTGAGTTGACTCCAAAGTGAGAGAGATGAGTCTTTTTTGCAGTCTCTGAAGATATGGGAGGTTTTGGAAATGTATTAGCATTCCATTAACCAAAATATAGATTGAAAAATGCGCTGTGCTGGTAAAGCAGTCCAAGGATAAGTCTATTGATAAGGAGTCTCGGAAGAGCTGTTCTGACAGATGGATTTGAGGAATCCTGTCCCTTTTCAGGGTCTTGCTGTTCCTGTATTTAGTGGGCTCTTCTGTTCCTGCATACATATATTGGGCAGCATATAGTTCCTGGTTGGCAGCAGAGATGTAAACTCTACTAAGGACTGGACAGGGggcaggaaaaagaagcaaaaagtcTACCACCACAACCTCCCATCTGCTCCAGCTCAGTCAGGAGGCTGCTTTTAGTCTCAAATGTTCCATATTTGAAGAAAAGAGCTAAAAGACCTAAATGAGCACTGTTTGGATCTTACAGTAGTGATAGTGAAGCCCCTCGGAACTGTGTTTAGTTGCCCTCAGTTGAAGAGGCAGCCGGGTCTCTGGGATGATGAGAGGCTTGGGGCACTGgagtaaagactgaggcaagtGATAGAGTATCTTCGAagggcttctttttcttctcctactCTTGCCTGGTAAACAAAAAGGGTTATGAGAagccaaataataaaaatggtgGTACTGCATTTAGGGGAGAAACAGAAATAGTTAACGGtctgaggaaaaggaaacagcCTAATTATAGTggcatatataaatatttcttttggctCTCAAGACAGCGATAATACCTGATTGAGCTTTTGCAGTGCCAGTTCAAACAAAGGCCTTCCTCTTTAATGTCTTCTGAATACCTATCCAACCCTGATATCCTGACAGTGTGCCTTTCCTCATGTTGTCTCACCTAATTGCAGACTAGTTTCCAACAACCTCCCAAGTAATTTCTTTGTCTTATAAAGAAAGCCTTTTGTCACTGCTAGAaattcaaaactatttttaaaacacattgcCTACCCATTTATTTGGGTAAGTTCTCTTCTGTTCTTGCCAGCTGCTCATGGAAAACTTCATCGTGTAAATGTTCTTCATGTTCTGTGTTAGCCTTGCATGATACTTTAAGTTTTGAATAATGTTATGAAggtttttgggtgggttttccCTGCTATTTGCAGATGCATGTACCAAATGTATATTATTTTCACGATTTTTCTGTACTGTGTTTAATGCTCATTAATGGTTTAATTAGTTGCAGGAGAAATGTATGGTCATTTCTACAGATTGTGTTCATTTACTGTGGTAATGGTACATATTGTTCTTGCAGATGTTTAACCTGTGAAAAGGAACAATGAGAAACCTCTGAGTGCTTggagtgttttattttggaatatttttaaggACATGCATCTTAACgaatcaaaagaaaacaatttgtgtttaaaaaaaaccccaacagattACCTGAGTAAAAACAGAACAGCATTTCATAGGCATCCAGGAAAGTGTTTTTCCTGTCTGCGCTCTGGTTAGATATTTCCTAAACAAGTGCCTACATTCCCAAGGCCACCTTTCCATTGTAAATGATCATCCTGACTTTCATAAGGATGCCTCAGTGCACATCTAGAGCTCTCTGGCATCTGTTGTTTGATAGGGTTCAAATTCCTGACTCTTGCAAAAATGTGAGAGTAAGCCACAGTAAGAATGGGGCTGGTTCTCACTTTCACTTTGCACATGCTTCTGTTCCCTGCATGGAAATTGCATAGTATTGACCCAGAGAGATCAAGAAGCATGCGTGAAAATCTCACGGGGCTTGGGATGTCTGACAAACAGAATACAAAGTGTTGTATGGGATTCAACTCCATTACTCTTAGTTGTCTTTAGGAACTGACCTGCCtgggtgttttcttcttccttgtctGCTCTGTCTAAAAATCAGACCACCACAGCCTGTGAATAGTCCCCAAAGGGTGGGTGTGCTGCATACCATTGTGGATATTTTTAGTAGATTCTGTTTGCTGACTTAGTGTGCTATAAATACAGAGTTCTCAGCTGGCATGCACTTTGCATGTCTTCTAGTAACTTATAATAAGTCCACCTAAGAAtaatggcaagaaaaaaatgagctcttacattttatttggttttccaTACAAAGTGTAATTTATATAAAGCAATTATTTAGCAACATTTGAACTAtaaatggcttttaaaactAGTGGTGGTCCAAAACCTAGTCAGGCTGCCATCATTAGTCCCTATGCTAGATTAATTTATACTGCAATTTCActatagttttaaaaattgaaggTGGAGTTTTTAGATGTGAAAGGTTAATTGAGCATCTGGAGTATTATCGATGCTAGTAAATTACTTTATGTCAGTACTAGCACATTGCCTGACCATGGATTAAGGCTGTTCTTTGGGGAAAAACTGAAGCTTCAGTTATGATTCtcccagaaattttttttcattaagtgtAGGAGTATATATGTTTGCTTGAGTTTAAATGTAGTTAAGGCACTTATTGCACTTTTGAAATTACTAGGACTCAGTGCAAAAAGGGGACAGACCTGTGTTTTATTAACATGCAGATGCATCTGTCTTTGAGTATTGAATCTGACAAAAAATTGAAGAGTTC contains the following coding sequences:
- the ZNRF2 gene encoding E3 ubiquitin-protein ligase ZNRF2, with protein sequence MGAKQSSPTAANGRTRAYSGGDLPSSSSSSSGGGGANGTGGRSAGAGGRYAHLAAAPHAAPGGAAAAAAGGAAAGGAAGSAPRSRSLGGATASGARAAQSAFNIPHSSGPYGSQDSVSSTPEEGGRERPAGGGGGGSGSSGGPRLVIGSLPAHLSPHLFGGFKCPVCSKFVSSDEMDLHLVMCLTKPRITYNEDVLSKDAGECAICLEELQQGDTIARLPCLCIYHKGCIDEWFEVNRSCPEHPSD